The Oceanococcus sp. HetDA_MAG_MS8 DNA segment AAATACCCTGATGGGGCTCACGCAAACTCTGGCCCCAGCGGCTCAAAGCCCCGGGCCCGGCGGTGCCTCCATAACAGCCCCGGGTCCATTCATCTTCCAGCCAGGAATGGTCGTGATAGTCCAGGGGAGTGGCCGCCTCTGGCCCCAGCTAGTCGGAAAATTGCTCCAGTACGCGCTGGCGTCGGGCTTGGGGATCGGCGTGCGTCCATTCCACCCCGTCGCGGCCTTCAATAAAGCCCATCAAAATACCTTTGCTTGAATCGGGCGGGGTGACATCAAAGCACACATGGACCGGCCCTTCGTCGCTCACTACCGAGCCGGATAAGCCTTGCTCGCGCCAGAAGGGGCTTTCATAGATGGCAAAGCACTTCATGGCGCAGCCCGGAGTTAAGGCCTGCAGCATCTGCTGTTTCGCGGCGGGAATGGCCGGTTCAATCGTAATCTCTTGGGCGAGGGCTGGGGGCAGGGCCAAGATCACCTTAGCGGCGTGGTAAAGGCCTTGCTGAGTGCTGAGTTCCAGATGGTCGGCTTGGCAACGAATCTGATCCAGAGCTGTTTGCAGCTCGAGTTTGAGCCCCTTGGTTTGTAGGTCTGCGCACAGAGCTTCAGCCAGGGGCTGCATGCCACCTTGCACTCGGTCTTGTTGGGCGCCACCACGTGAGGCGGTGGCATACAAAAAACTGCGATTGCTGCGGAAATAAAACACAGCCTGTAGCAGGCTCACATCTGCAGGGTGCTTGGCTAAAACACTTTCTGCTGCCACTTTAAACACGGAGTAAGCCTGAGGACGGCGAAGGTGTTGGCGCATCCAGTCCTCAAGCGTGAGCGCATCCCAGTTTTTCGCCTTGGCCCAGGGGGCCTTCTTGTCGACCTGAAGCGCCATCCACTCAAAGCGCAGCGTGGCGCTGACCAAGTTCAGCAAATCTCGCCATGGCAGCGTGGTGGGGAAGGGCAGGCGATGATGCGCACGGCGACCTTGCAGCCAGGTTGTGTGCCGGCCTGCGAGATACATGGGCCAAATGGTTTTGCCGTAGCGCTGGGCATAGGCATACATGGCCTTATGCCCTGGGCCTAACCACTGGCCGCCGTAGTCCAGCCAGACATCTCCATGGGTTTCGGTGCGAGCACGGCCACCTACGCGGTCGCGCGCCTCGAGCAAGGTCACCTGTTTTCCTGCAGCCAAGAGGGCCTCGGCAGCGGCCAGCCCTGAAAAGCCGGCTCCGACGACGCAGTGTTGGTTGGGCTGCGTAACTGTGCATTCGGTACGGGAGGCGGACATGGGTTGACTCATAGGCGGTGAAAGGCGGTTGCTCAGCGAGTTCTTCGTGGATTGGGATGGCCTTAAGGATGCCGGCCGCGATCCAAGGGAATATTCAAACGCTGAGCGATGCCAAAGCAAATCTCGCTCACGGCAGTCACCAGCTCCTCCATGGGTTGCTCAAAATCGGACGCGATCCAGTTTTGCCCCACGAAGACCGCTGCGCCCACGGCGCCCTGCGCAATGATGGCCAAAATCTCAGGGGCGACAGGGGCATCCTTCGGGAGGTACTGCTGCGTGGTCTGCAGCAGAAAAGCCGAGACCTCGCCCCCGCCGCTGCCCAGTAGCTGATGGCGCAAGCTATGCACGCTCAAGGCTTCAACCAGATATACCCGGCCCTGCTCAGGGTGTGCCTGGATGTACTCGAAAAACCCGCGGAAGCCGGCTTCGATCATGGCCTTGGGTTGGCTATGGGCGTTGATATGGCGAATGACATGCTGTTGCAAAGCCTCGGAGATGCTGCCGAAGGCCGCGGTAAGCAGCGCTTCCATACTCTCGAAGGATTCGTAGAAGTAGCGCTTGGTCAGGCCGGCCTCCTGGCATAGTGCATTCAGGCTGGTACTTGCAAAGCCCTGGGTGCCGATGAGCTGGATACCTGCGGCAATGAGTTTTTCGCGGCGAGCACGGCGTCGAGCCTCGGCGCTTTTGCCGTGGTAGCTGCGGGAGGTACTGTAGGGCTTGGTTTGCTTGGCGGACTGCACCGATCACCTACAATGCAAAGTTGACACCGCATGGTATCAAAAAATACAGTGTCGGCCTTGGGCATCAACTAGTAGCCAAAGGGAGGAGCGTGATGCAGCGTAGAGAGGGTTTTGTGGATGCCCAGGGGCATCAGCTGGCTTATGTGGCCGTCAACGAAGACCTGGACACCGAAGAGCAGCCCTGCCTGGTGTTTATCCACGGCGTGTTGGCTTCGGTGAATTTTTGGCTGGACTGCGTGCCGCCTGAATTGCAACAAAACCGCGCCTGGTATTCCTTGAGTCTACCGGCTCATTACCCCTCCACGGCTCCCGCTGACTTTGCGCCGGAGCAGGTGAACGAGGAATGGTTCTTCGCGCTGATGAACGAGGCTTTGCAAAAGCTGCTCGGCAACATAAAGGCCATCATCATTGGCCATTCCACCGGCGGGTTTAGTGGTCTGAACCTTGCCATTCACCATGCACCCAATGTGCTGGGCGTAATTAGCATTGGCGGCTTTCATAGCGGCCAATGGGGCGGGCCGGAAGGGCTGCTGGTGAAGCTGGCCGGCCTGGGCCGCGTGGCCCGCCCCTTGTTTGCCAGCAATATTGCACTGGCTGGCCGCAGCCGCCTACTCCAAGGCCTGTTCGCAAGCCTGCTGGCGCACCAGCGCCGGGCCTACATTCGCAGCCCGCTCAGCCGCAAAATGATTGAGAACCTGCGGCCGCATATCCCCCATCAAAACACCAAGGCCCTGTTTGCCTTGTTCCATGGGATTGGCCGCTTGGAGATTGCCGATCAGCTTCACCGCATCCAAGTGCCTTGCCATATTCTGGCCGGCACACATGATCCTGTGGTGCCGGCCGAGCAGTCCTTGCTACTTGCGGCGCGTGTGCCCACGGCCAAAGTGACGGAGTTCCGCAACGTTGGCCATATGCCCTTTATGGAAGATACGAACGCCTACTACGCGGCCTTAAATCAGGCCATTGCTGACATCAGCCAAAGCCACACCCGCACCGCCACCGTATCGGAAACAGCCGCATGAACTACCCCGAATATCAATCCGACCTGCAGCGCATTCACGAGTCCGAGGTCTACGGAATAGCCGTATTTGACACCGCGGCCAAGCTGGCCCGCGACCCCGCGCGCAAGCAGAAATGGCTCACCCTTAAAGCGCTGGAAGAGGCGACCTTGGAGCGCTACCTTCGCCATATGCAGGCCACCGGCCAAAAAGTGTGCCAGCCCCGCATTTGGGCAGCCAAAGGTCGCGTCGAAGGCGCGGCTCTGGGGGCCATGCCCTGGGGCCTGGCCATGAAGATGCTGGCCGACGGCACCCAGCCTTTCCAGGAGAAGTTCCTGCGCCTGAAAGAGCATGCTCCCGACGAGCACAAAGACTTCTTTGGCTACGTTTACGCCCACGAAAAAGCCATTGAAGCCTTTGCCCGCAAAGAAATGGCCGCGGAGCCGGAGAGTTTGAAGGCCGTGGAGTCTTTGCTCGCCCGCTAATTTCATAACCGCATGCCTAAGTTTTGGTGTAATCACTGCTCGCCAGCTCAGGCAGGCGTTCTGGCTATGGGCGGTGAGCCACTCGGCACTACTTGCAGAAGGGCGGGGCTGCGCGTCTGAGGAGCCTTGTGATCAAGCCCATTGTGGTGAGTTAGAGCCTGCTGCAGGGCTGACCATGGCCAAAGACAACCTTATTCGCGCTTAATCCGGGCTCCCGCGCCGGGTATTTATCTGGGCGCCGGTCAGCAGGGTTTTGGTCACCGGCGTTTTGCCAGCGATATCGATCAGCTTGTCCCATTGCGCCGACTCCAGCGGGCTGTCGCAGTGCAATACCCGCTGAATGTGCGTCTCCCCGTCCGGGCTTTTGAGCAGTTCTAAATCCACGCGCAAGCCTTGCAGCACCCAATTCTTGCGTTCGGCGTACATTTGCAAAGTCATCGCCGTGCACGCGCCCAGGCTGGCCAGCAAGTAGTCGTAAGGCGCCGGCCCGGCATTTTGGCCGCCAGCCGACTCTGGTTCATCGGCAACCAGTGTGAAGTGTTTGGT contains these protein-coding regions:
- a CDS encoding FAD-dependent oxidoreductase translates to MSQPMSASRTECTVTQPNQHCVVGAGFSGLAAAEALLAAGKQVTLLEARDRVGGRARTETHGDVWLDYGGQWLGPGHKAMYAYAQRYGKTIWPMYLAGRHTTWLQGRRAHHRLPFPTTLPWRDLLNLVSATLRFEWMALQVDKKAPWAKAKNWDALTLEDWMRQHLRRPQAYSVFKVAAESVLAKHPADVSLLQAVFYFRSNRSFLYATASRGGAQQDRVQGGMQPLAEALCADLQTKGLKLELQTALDQIRCQADHLELSTQQGLYHAAKVILALPPALAQEITIEPAIPAAKQQMLQALTPGCAMKCFAIYESPFWREQGLSGSVVSDEGPVHVCFDVTPPDSSKGILMGFIEGRDGVEWTHADPQARRQRVLEQFSD
- a CDS encoding TetR/AcrR family transcriptional regulator; the encoded protein is MQSAKQTKPYSTSRSYHGKSAEARRRARREKLIAAGIQLIGTQGFASTSLNALCQEAGLTKRYFYESFESMEALLTAAFGSISEALQQHVIRHINAHSQPKAMIEAGFRGFFEYIQAHPEQGRVYLVEALSVHSLRHQLLGSGGGEVSAFLLQTTQQYLPKDAPVAPEILAIIAQGAVGAAVFVGQNWIASDFEQPMEELVTAVSEICFGIAQRLNIPLDRGRHP
- a CDS encoding alpha/beta hydrolase; amino-acid sequence: MQRREGFVDAQGHQLAYVAVNEDLDTEEQPCLVFIHGVLASVNFWLDCVPPELQQNRAWYSLSLPAHYPSTAPADFAPEQVNEEWFFALMNEALQKLLGNIKAIIIGHSTGGFSGLNLAIHHAPNVLGVISIGGFHSGQWGGPEGLLVKLAGLGRVARPLFASNIALAGRSRLLQGLFASLLAHQRRAYIRSPLSRKMIENLRPHIPHQNTKALFALFHGIGRLEIADQLHRIQVPCHILAGTHDPVVPAEQSLLLAARVPTAKVTEFRNVGHMPFMEDTNAYYAALNQAIADISQSHTRTATVSETAA
- a CDS encoding OsmC family protein, whose translation is MKTIAQARTVAGSENYRQDIQTKHFTLVADEPESAGGQNAGPAPYDYLLASLGACTAMTLQMYAERKNWVLQGLRVDLELLKSPDGETHIQRVLHCDSPLESAQWDKLIDIAGKTPVTKTLLTGAQINTRRGSPD
- a CDS encoding FAD-dependent oxidoreductase, yielding MGPEAATPLDYHDHSWLEDEWTRGCYGGTAGPGALSRWGQSLREPHQGIYWAGTETATEFNGYFEGAVRAGRRAAEQLLSDMGSAPAAA